In Brevibacterium zhoupengii, the following are encoded in one genomic region:
- a CDS encoding DUF2505 domain-containing protein: MRTLTLNHDYSESLSDFLLRLADASTWQSLGYEAQAERIDPDTEVTVKTPLPKDEMPSALASHLPAAAELVEVYMIPGDVIGDSAEIRMTAHAAGVPVEIDALITLTQQVAKTSLSVRAEISSSIPLFGSMIEQAVVPILQNRLDDRLNKLERA, from the coding sequence ATGCGAACTCTGACTCTCAACCATGATTACTCGGAATCTCTGTCCGATTTTCTCCTCAGACTTGCCGATGCTTCAACGTGGCAGTCCCTGGGATACGAAGCCCAGGCAGAACGGATCGATCCCGATACCGAGGTGACGGTGAAGACTCCGCTGCCCAAGGATGAGATGCCCTCGGCCCTGGCCTCTCACCTGCCTGCTGCTGCCGAACTCGTTGAGGTCTACATGATTCCCGGCGACGTCATCGGTGACAGCGCGGAGATCAGGATGACCGCCCACGCAGCCGGAGTGCCCGTTGAGATCGATGCACTCATCACGCTGACTCAGCAGGTCGCGAAGACATCACTGTCGGTGCGCGCTGAGATCAGCTCTTCGATCCCCCTGTTCGGGTCGATGATCGAGCAGGCCGTGGTGCCCATTCTGCAGAACCGTCTGGACGATCGGCTGAATAAGCTCGAACGAGCCTGA
- a CDS encoding NAD-glutamate dehydrogenase, which produces MVSQVSYSDIAEEWRKQRGQGAPENFIEAYYPRFEPGTSEAGTEALAAAAASHYALGLEYDGRSPQISIYNPDIDSPEFRDNHTVIAMVLTDMPHLVSSIVSDLATSGRAIRQVHHPIIAVEGQGSGLSVLSRAEAPAVSADTAGIPLISETEETHGSDLPQQQSWIRLEIDRLPEEDLPGLKDQLRSVLDYVAAAATDASAMAIRAKDIAKELQAQPPRPELASEAEAAAELLNWLDGHFTFLGYREYDYSHDESQSSLEPIEHTSLGISTLRPLAKSPLSRAVADKAREPHVLVLTKANSRSRVIRGSFMDYIGVKTFDSAGEIVGERRFVGVFKPEFYNDSVLNIPVINRKVRKILSASGFPAGSHSANELLGVLETYPRDDLLHDTTEAIFDVVMQIVDMQERRQSRVFVRRDPYQRFVSVILYLPRDLYDTAARMRVQEVLRKFYNAESVDFDVLLTESALARIHFVARVGRDMELPQIDPQTVEKRIVGAVRSWSEDVHAFLAPTERGDNDSSVARANRWSKAFPPSYEEHHSPAEAIADVARFEALETGQGPAVRLYRPGDTSDAPVRLALYRNERVGLSEVLPFLTAFGATVLDERPHELDLADGEHRYIYDFGLTFPETLDDGDCARISDAFIAGWDSKKEAGVFDRLVVCGMHWKHVTIIRALGKYLRQAGFTYSDAYVGEVYSDNPEISRLLVDYFFAKFDPTADDAGRDDRMTELNTSIESALSDVASLDADRVLRSSLELLRATVRTNYFLDEDGELPTALVLKIRANELSFVPKPKPALEMWVYSPQVEGVHLRFGTVARGGLRWSDRRDDFRTEVLGLVKAQMVKNALIVPTGAKGGFFPKQLPPMSDRDAWMAAGQAAYEVFIESLLEVADNLVYGADGTQEVVHPDRVVRHDGDDYYLVVAADKGTARFSDVANAIAERRDFWLGDAFASGGSVGYDHKKMAITSRGAWKSVERHFRELGVNTAADDFTVVGIGDMSGDVFGNGMLRSEHIRLVAAFDHRDIFLDPNPDAARSFVERKRLFDLPRSSWQDYDRELISNGGGVFPRSAKSIDLSPEAAAVLGLEPGKRSPAELMSQILKAPVDLVYNGGIGTYIKSSDESHADVGDKANDAIRIDGRDVRSRVVGEGGNLGVTQLGRVEAALNGVAINTDAVDNSAGVDSSDHEVNIKLLLRTLLHKGAFAAEDRERVLLSFTDDVADRVLSNNYAQNVVLGEARAQTESMSGTYGRMLSYLEKNADLDRQVEFLPDAQELTKREFSSYVSPELAVLLAYAKMHAADEILGSVVPDEEWMKRELTSYFPDSLVEKYGELIPEHPLHREIATAKLVNRMIDRGGLTYVYRMLEETPASVPQIARVFVVVSEIFGLDDFFEAVCALDNKVPTAVQVQLQHAYVRLLDRSSRWLVQQAPDTLDVDSGIDRYGSVVAALRDRVPDLVDGFDAASMKATAEGFIDEGVPSELAWRAAALLDEFVLLDIAQLASRAGESAEDVAELYYAVNDKFSGSQVLTLIGDLDRSDRWSALARGSLRDDFYSAILSVAGTVLVATDSPISGTPDERAGQRLSEWLERNDTVAARVLDTTETILGLETVTQAPLSVLLRMMRGVVRSSAWESEQAV; this is translated from the coding sequence ATGGTGTCTCAGGTCTCATATTCGGACATTGCAGAAGAGTGGAGGAAGCAGAGGGGACAAGGTGCCCCGGAGAACTTCATCGAGGCGTACTATCCGCGTTTCGAACCGGGTACCTCCGAAGCAGGAACAGAGGCGTTGGCCGCAGCAGCCGCCTCACACTATGCACTGGGACTCGAGTACGACGGCAGATCACCGCAGATCTCCATCTACAACCCGGATATCGACTCTCCCGAATTCCGCGACAATCACACTGTCATCGCGATGGTCCTCACCGATATGCCCCACCTGGTGTCCTCGATCGTCAGCGATCTGGCCACGAGCGGCCGTGCCATCCGACAGGTCCACCACCCCATCATCGCCGTCGAAGGTCAGGGCTCTGGCCTGTCGGTGCTCTCCCGGGCCGAGGCGCCGGCCGTGTCTGCCGATACCGCGGGTATCCCACTGATCTCTGAGACCGAGGAGACGCACGGGTCAGACCTTCCTCAGCAGCAGTCGTGGATTCGTCTTGAGATCGATCGACTTCCCGAAGAAGACCTCCCCGGGCTGAAGGACCAGCTGCGCAGCGTCCTCGACTATGTGGCAGCCGCTGCCACCGATGCCAGCGCCATGGCGATCCGTGCCAAGGACATCGCGAAGGAACTGCAGGCCCAGCCCCCGCGTCCGGAACTCGCCTCCGAAGCTGAAGCCGCAGCGGAACTGCTCAACTGGCTCGACGGTCACTTCACCTTCCTCGGATACCGTGAGTACGACTACTCCCACGATGAGAGTCAGAGCAGCCTCGAACCGATCGAGCACACGTCGCTGGGCATCTCCACCCTGCGGCCGCTGGCGAAGTCGCCGCTGAGCCGGGCTGTGGCAGACAAGGCCCGCGAACCTCACGTTCTGGTGCTGACGAAGGCGAACTCACGCTCCCGCGTCATCCGTGGCTCGTTCATGGACTACATCGGCGTGAAGACCTTCGACTCGGCCGGTGAGATCGTCGGTGAGCGCCGCTTCGTCGGCGTGTTCAAACCTGAGTTCTACAACGACAGCGTGCTCAACATCCCGGTCATCAACCGCAAGGTGCGCAAGATATTGTCGGCCAGCGGGTTCCCCGCCGGTTCCCATTCGGCCAACGAACTCCTGGGCGTCCTCGAGACCTACCCGCGCGATGACCTCCTGCACGACACAACGGAGGCGATCTTCGACGTCGTCATGCAGATCGTCGACATGCAGGAACGTCGCCAATCACGGGTCTTCGTCCGCCGCGACCCATACCAGCGATTCGTCTCCGTCATCCTCTACCTGCCCCGCGATCTCTACGACACGGCCGCGCGCATGCGCGTCCAGGAAGTGCTGCGGAAGTTCTACAACGCTGAGAGCGTCGACTTCGACGTGCTGCTGACCGAATCGGCATTGGCTCGCATTCACTTCGTGGCCCGTGTCGGTCGTGACATGGAACTGCCGCAGATCGACCCCCAGACTGTGGAGAAGCGGATCGTCGGCGCCGTGCGTTCCTGGTCCGAAGACGTCCACGCCTTCCTCGCCCCCACAGAGCGAGGCGACAACGACAGCTCCGTGGCACGCGCCAACCGGTGGTCGAAGGCGTTCCCGCCCAGCTACGAAGAACATCATTCTCCCGCCGAGGCCATCGCCGACGTGGCCCGCTTCGAGGCGTTGGAGACCGGTCAGGGTCCCGCGGTTCGTCTCTATCGTCCCGGGGACACCTCGGATGCTCCGGTGCGGTTGGCCCTCTACCGCAACGAACGAGTCGGACTTTCAGAAGTGCTTCCGTTCCTCACCGCCTTCGGCGCGACCGTTCTCGATGAACGTCCCCATGAGCTCGACCTCGCTGACGGGGAACACCGCTACATCTACGACTTCGGTCTGACCTTCCCCGAGACCCTCGACGATGGTGACTGTGCACGGATCTCCGATGCGTTCATCGCCGGGTGGGACAGCAAGAAGGAAGCCGGAGTCTTCGACCGTCTCGTCGTGTGTGGAATGCACTGGAAGCATGTCACGATCATCCGCGCCTTGGGCAAATACCTGCGCCAAGCCGGCTTCACGTACTCCGACGCTTACGTCGGTGAGGTCTACAGCGACAATCCGGAGATCTCGCGACTGCTGGTGGACTACTTCTTCGCGAAGTTCGACCCCACCGCTGACGACGCCGGACGCGATGACAGGATGACCGAGCTCAACACGTCAATCGAGTCGGCACTCAGCGATGTCGCCAGCCTCGACGCGGACCGTGTCCTGCGGTCCTCTCTCGAGCTGCTGCGCGCAACAGTGCGGACGAACTACTTCCTGGACGAGGACGGCGAGCTGCCGACTGCGCTCGTACTCAAGATCCGTGCCAACGAACTCAGCTTCGTGCCCAAGCCCAAGCCGGCGCTGGAGATGTGGGTGTACTCGCCTCAGGTTGAGGGCGTGCATCTGCGCTTCGGCACAGTGGCCCGCGGCGGCCTGCGTTGGTCTGATCGACGAGACGACTTCCGTACCGAGGTCCTCGGCCTCGTCAAAGCCCAGATGGTCAAGAACGCACTCATCGTTCCGACCGGCGCCAAGGGCGGATTCTTCCCCAAGCAGCTGCCGCCGATGAGCGACCGCGATGCGTGGATGGCTGCCGGTCAGGCCGCCTACGAGGTCTTCATCGAAAGCCTTCTCGAAGTTGCCGACAATCTCGTCTACGGCGCTGACGGCACGCAAGAGGTCGTCCACCCGGACCGTGTGGTCCGACACGACGGCGATGACTACTACCTCGTCGTCGCCGCCGACAAGGGCACCGCACGATTCTCGGACGTGGCCAACGCGATTGCCGAACGCCGAGACTTCTGGCTCGGCGACGCCTTCGCCTCCGGTGGTTCCGTCGGCTACGACCACAAGAAGATGGCCATCACCTCCCGCGGTGCCTGGAAGTCCGTCGAACGACACTTCCGTGAACTTGGGGTCAATACCGCAGCTGACGACTTCACAGTCGTGGGCATCGGTGACATGAGCGGTGACGTCTTCGGCAACGGCATGCTGCGCAGTGAGCACATCCGCCTCGTCGCAGCCTTCGACCACAGAGACATCTTCCTCGACCCGAACCCCGATGCCGCACGCAGCTTCGTGGAACGCAAACGACTCTTCGACCTGCCGCGCTCCAGCTGGCAGGACTACGACCGGGAGCTCATCTCCAACGGAGGCGGGGTCTTCCCCCGATCGGCGAAGTCGATCGACCTCAGCCCCGAAGCCGCCGCAGTTCTCGGCCTCGAACCAGGCAAGCGCAGCCCCGCCGAACTGATGTCGCAGATCCTCAAGGCCCCGGTCGACCTCGTCTACAACGGCGGCATCGGCACCTACATCAAGTCCTCGGATGAGAGCCACGCCGATGTCGGCGACAAGGCCAACGACGCCATCCGCATCGACGGTCGCGACGTGCGCAGCCGGGTCGTCGGAGAGGGCGGCAACCTCGGTGTGACCCAGCTGGGACGTGTCGAAGCGGCATTGAACGGTGTGGCCATCAACACCGACGCCGTCGACAACTCGGCAGGCGTGGACAGCTCCGACCACGAGGTCAACATCAAGCTGCTTCTGCGCACCCTGCTCCACAAGGGGGCCTTCGCCGCTGAAGATCGCGAACGTGTGCTCCTGTCCTTCACCGATGATGTTGCTGATCGGGTGCTGTCGAACAACTACGCCCAGAACGTCGTCCTCGGCGAGGCGCGGGCGCAGACCGAATCGATGTCAGGCACCTACGGCCGGATGCTGAGCTATTTGGAGAAGAACGCCGACCTCGATCGTCAGGTCGAGTTCCTGCCCGATGCGCAGGAACTGACCAAGCGCGAGTTCAGCTCCTATGTCTCCCCGGAGTTGGCGGTTCTGCTCGCCTACGCCAAGATGCATGCGGCCGATGAGATCCTGGGCAGCGTGGTTCCCGACGAAGAGTGGATGAAGCGGGAACTGACCTCCTACTTCCCGGATTCTCTGGTCGAGAAGTACGGAGAGCTGATCCCGGAGCACCCCCTGCACCGGGAGATTGCGACGGCCAAGCTCGTCAACCGGATGATCGATCGCGGCGGACTCACCTACGTCTACCGCATGCTGGAGGAGACTCCGGCCTCGGTGCCGCAGATCGCCCGCGTCTTCGTCGTCGTCTCCGAGATCTTCGGACTCGATGACTTCTTCGAGGCTGTGTGCGCGCTCGACAATAAGGTGCCCACTGCTGTCCAGGTCCAACTGCAGCATGCCTATGTGCGTCTGCTCGATCGGTCATCCCGGTGGCTGGTCCAGCAGGCCCCTGACACCCTCGACGTGGACTCCGGCATCGACAGGTATGGCAGCGTCGTCGCAGCTCTGCGGGATCGGGTGCCCGACCTCGTTGACGGGTTCGACGCCGCGAGCATGAAGGCGACGGCTGAAGGCTTCATCGACGAGGGAGTGCCCAGCGAACTCGCTTGGCGAGCGGCAGCCCTGCTTGATGAGTTCGTGCTCCTCGACATTGCCCAGCTGGCTTCCCGCGCAGGTGAATCCGCCGAGGACGTCGCAGAACTCTACTACGCGGTCAACGACAAGTTCTCCGGTTCGCAGGTGCTCACTCTTATCGGCGATCTTGACCGCAGCGACCGGTGGTCGGCGCTGGCGCGGGGCTCGCTGCGCGATGACTTCTACTCGGCCATCCTCTCCGTGGCCGGAACAGTCCTCGTCGCGACGGACTCGCCGATCTCCGGGACCCCGGACGAGCGAGCCGGTCAGCGACTGAGCGAGTGGCTCGAGCGCAACGACACCGTGGCCGCACGGGTGCTGGACACGACCGAGACGATCCTGGGACTCGAGACCGTTACTCAGGCCCCGCTGTCGGTGCTGCTGCGCATGATGCGCGGTGTCGTCCGCTCCTCGGCCTGGGAATCGGAGCAGGCCGTCTGA
- a CDS encoding sensor histidine kinase: MLNELLAAEGITDETDVEHIHLLVGDWQLIADLSFADLVLWVPSASGAYTVVAHSRPTTGATLFNRDLIGARATGLERDLLDTATSSHELVTKVAQAKSLGVNAGTDDTEVSAEAVPLVRGGVTIAIMVRYSEEVRRRGSSRLEKFYTQSAMSLLTMIAQGAFPDREAPSGARHGEPRVGDGIFILDRDSHVQYASPNAVSLVHRLGHRGEIEGDYLAEVVSSLSTELRQVDETLPLVLTGRAPWRTELEVGRTSVSLRAIPLTDDGTRTGAIVLARDVSEIRRRKRELLSRDAMIKEMHHRVKNNLQTVSALLRLQTRRIDSPEAKGALTEAMRRVSIIAVVHDVLSQGVESEVDFDEVVDKGLRLTPELTSPLVQISLKRCGSFGTISSADATSLALAITELITNAIEHGFPVAKQESLAPGETLNGHVWVTPEREGDHLHVTIADDGVGLGDDHSPGNGLGTQIVKTLVSADLAGSIQWQEREGGGTVAILDVPLRADSYD; encoded by the coding sequence GTGCTCAACGAACTCCTGGCCGCCGAAGGCATCACCGACGAAACCGATGTCGAACACATCCACCTGTTGGTGGGGGACTGGCAGCTCATCGCCGACCTGTCCTTTGCCGATCTCGTGCTGTGGGTGCCCTCGGCCAGCGGGGCCTACACGGTGGTGGCGCATTCGCGTCCGACCACCGGCGCGACCCTGTTCAATCGCGACCTCATCGGAGCCCGAGCCACCGGACTCGAACGGGATCTCCTGGACACGGCGACGAGCTCACATGAGCTGGTGACGAAGGTGGCGCAGGCGAAATCCCTGGGCGTCAATGCCGGCACCGATGACACAGAAGTCTCCGCCGAGGCGGTGCCCCTGGTCCGCGGGGGAGTGACGATCGCCATCATGGTCCGCTACTCCGAGGAGGTTCGTCGCCGCGGTTCGTCACGTCTGGAGAAGTTCTACACACAGTCCGCGATGTCGTTGCTGACTATGATCGCGCAGGGCGCGTTTCCCGACCGTGAGGCTCCCAGCGGAGCCCGGCATGGCGAACCACGCGTCGGAGACGGCATCTTCATCCTTGATCGTGACTCCCACGTCCAATACGCCTCCCCGAACGCGGTCTCACTCGTGCACCGTCTGGGCCACCGCGGTGAGATAGAAGGGGACTACCTCGCCGAGGTGGTCTCGAGTCTGAGCACAGAGCTGCGTCAGGTCGATGAGACGCTTCCACTCGTGCTCACCGGTCGTGCCCCCTGGCGGACCGAACTCGAGGTCGGTCGGACGAGTGTGTCGCTGCGGGCGATCCCACTGACTGATGACGGCACGCGGACCGGCGCGATCGTCCTGGCCCGAGATGTCTCGGAGATCAGACGACGCAAGCGAGAACTGCTCTCACGCGATGCGATGATCAAAGAGATGCACCATCGGGTCAAGAACAACCTGCAGACCGTTTCGGCACTGCTGCGTCTGCAGACTCGTCGGATCGACAGCCCCGAGGCCAAGGGTGCTCTGACGGAGGCGATGCGCCGAGTCTCGATCATCGCCGTCGTCCATGATGTGCTCAGCCAGGGCGTCGAATCAGAAGTGGACTTCGACGAAGTCGTTGACAAGGGGCTGCGGCTGACCCCTGAGCTGACAAGTCCTCTTGTCCAGATCAGTCTCAAACGCTGCGGGAGCTTCGGCACGATCTCCTCCGCCGATGCCACCTCGCTGGCCTTGGCGATCACCGAGCTGATCACAAACGCGATCGAACACGGCTTCCCGGTCGCAAAGCAGGAGAGCCTCGCCCCGGGCGAGACGCTCAACGGCCACGTGTGGGTGACACCGGAACGCGAAGGTGATCATCTGCATGTCACCATCGCCGACGACGGAGTTGGCCTGGGCGATGACCACAGCCCAGGCAACGGACTGGGCACCCAGATCGTCAAGACTCTGGTGTCTGCCGATCTCGCCGGATCGATCCAATGGCAGGAACGAGAGGGCGGCGGAACCGTGGCCATCCTCGACGTGCCTTTGAGGGCCGACTCCTACGACTGA
- a CDS encoding WhiB family transcriptional regulator, with protein MDWRHRAACLNEDPELFFPIGNTGPALLQIEEAKTVCRRCEVVETCLQWALESGQDAGVWGGLSEDERRALKRRAARARRAG; from the coding sequence ATGGATTGGCGACATCGTGCAGCATGCCTCAATGAGGATCCGGAACTGTTCTTCCCGATCGGAAACACCGGACCCGCCCTGCTCCAGATCGAAGAGGCTAAGACTGTATGCCGCCGCTGTGAAGTAGTCGAGACCTGCCTGCAGTGGGCTCTGGAATCCGGTCAGGATGCCGGTGTCTGGGGCGGTCTCAGTGAAGACGAGCGTCGCGCGCTCAAGCGTCGCGCCGCACGTGCCCGCCGCGCTGGCTGA
- a CDS encoding gamma carbonic anhydrase family protein: MTTDNLSHARIISVGGHTPQVDPGAFIAAGATLVGDVRVLKGASVFYGCVLRAEAAPITIGEDSNVQDNTVMHTDEGKPVVIGSRVSIGHQALVHGAIVDDDVLIGMHATVLNDAHVGTESLVAAGAIVLEGTEIPPRSLVAGVPAKVRREMTDDGVEKVRQNAQSYLRLSALHRDTAEVLDEL, from the coding sequence ATGACAACGGACAACCTTTCCCACGCACGCATCATCTCGGTCGGCGGTCACACCCCTCAGGTTGATCCCGGTGCTTTCATCGCCGCCGGCGCCACCCTCGTCGGGGACGTCAGAGTGCTGAAGGGCGCCAGCGTCTTCTACGGCTGTGTGCTCCGTGCCGAGGCCGCTCCGATCACCATCGGCGAGGACTCGAATGTCCAAGACAACACTGTCATGCACACCGACGAGGGCAAACCCGTCGTCATCGGCTCACGAGTCTCCATCGGCCACCAGGCCCTCGTCCATGGGGCGATCGTCGACGACGACGTCCTCATCGGCATGCACGCCACCGTTCTCAACGACGCCCACGTAGGAACCGAATCGCTGGTCGCAGCGGGTGCAATCGTCCTCGAAGGAACAGAGATCCCACCTCGATCCCTGGTTGCAGGAGTTCCGGCCAAGGTGCGCCGGGAGATGACCGACGACGGTGTGGAGAAGGTGCGCCAGAACGCACAGTCCTACCTGCGCCTGTCCGCGCTCCACCGGGATACCGCCGAGGTGCTTGACGAACTCTGA
- a CDS encoding NAD(P)H-quinone dehydrogenase — MNTEFESTADRVVIIGGGPGGYEAALVAAQLGADVMLIERNRCGGAAVLTDVVPSKSLIATAEMMEEIARSESLGIRIYDSEGDDGDTVIADLKAVNKRILSLADAQANDIYEALVRAGVKVIQGTATLADRDHVAVVEEGGTEYTLEASTILLSVGSHPRELDSAKPDGVRILTWTQLYDLDELPEHLIVVGSGVTGAEFASAYRALGTKVTLVSSREKVLPGQDEDAADVLEYVFRNKGMNVLSRSRADSVKRTGDGVEVTLSDGRRVEGSHCLMAVGSIPNTEGLGLNTAKVKVSESGHIKVDGVSRTSRSGVYAAGDCTGVLPLASVAAMQGRIAMFHALGDAVQPLKIRHVASNVFTAPEIATVGFTQSDYRENSTDIDTVMLPLDTNPRAKMLGIKDGFVKLFARRGSGSILGGVVVGPRASELILPITMAVENRLTVDQLSASFVVYPSVSGSLTEASRQLHRHL, encoded by the coding sequence GTGAACACTGAATTTGAATCCACTGCAGATCGAGTCGTCATCATCGGCGGTGGCCCGGGCGGATACGAAGCCGCACTGGTTGCCGCACAATTGGGCGCGGACGTGATGCTCATCGAGCGCAACCGCTGCGGTGGGGCCGCCGTCCTCACCGACGTCGTCCCCTCAAAGTCACTCATCGCCACAGCGGAGATGATGGAGGAGATCGCCCGGTCCGAGAGTCTGGGCATCCGCATCTACGACAGCGAGGGCGATGACGGCGACACGGTCATCGCAGACCTCAAGGCCGTCAACAAGCGCATCCTGTCCCTGGCCGACGCGCAGGCCAACGACATCTACGAAGCCTTGGTCCGGGCCGGCGTCAAGGTGATTCAGGGCACCGCGACCCTGGCCGATCGTGACCACGTCGCTGTCGTCGAAGAAGGCGGTACCGAATACACGCTCGAAGCCTCGACGATCCTGCTGTCGGTGGGTTCCCACCCCCGTGAACTCGATTCGGCGAAGCCGGATGGAGTACGAATTCTCACCTGGACCCAGCTCTACGACCTCGATGAGCTGCCGGAGCACCTCATTGTCGTCGGTTCCGGTGTCACCGGTGCCGAATTCGCGTCGGCCTACCGTGCGTTGGGAACGAAGGTCACCCTGGTCTCCTCTCGTGAGAAGGTGCTGCCTGGTCAGGACGAGGACGCTGCCGACGTGCTGGAATACGTCTTCCGCAATAAGGGCATGAACGTTCTGTCTCGGTCGCGAGCCGACTCGGTCAAGCGCACAGGCGACGGTGTCGAGGTGACACTGTCTGATGGGCGACGAGTGGAAGGCTCACACTGCCTGATGGCGGTCGGTTCGATCCCGAACACCGAGGGCCTGGGGCTGAACACCGCCAAGGTCAAGGTCAGCGAGTCCGGGCATATCAAGGTCGACGGCGTCTCGCGCACGTCCCGCTCCGGGGTCTACGCGGCAGGAGACTGCACCGGCGTGCTTCCGCTGGCATCTGTCGCGGCGATGCAGGGCCGGATTGCGATGTTCCATGCCCTCGGCGATGCCGTGCAGCCGCTGAAGATTCGCCACGTCGCATCAAACGTGTTCACCGCACCCGAGATCGCGACCGTCGGCTTCACCCAGTCCGACTACCGCGAGAACTCGACTGACATCGACACGGTGATGCTGCCTCTGGACACGAATCCCCGTGCGAAGATGCTGGGCATCAAGGACGGGTTCGTCAAGCTCTTCGCCCGCCGAGGTTCGGGTTCGATTCTCGGTGGAGTCGTCGTCGGTCCTCGTGCCAGTGAGCTCATTCTTCCGATCACCATGGCTGTGGAGAACCGTCTGACAGTCGATCAGCTTTCAGCCTCGTTCGTCGTCTACCCGTCCGTGAGCGGGTCCCTGACCGAGGCCTCACGCCAGCTGCACCGTCACCTGTAG
- a CDS encoding YciI family protein — protein sequence MKYVLLLMGNAADAECGTDEGPDPSEFMAFDEEINAAGIVVGGFALEGPETGVRVSTQDAETVVTSGPFAESGEFVGGSYVIEVADIDEAIAWAEKSPGSSLGHIEIRPLADY from the coding sequence ATGAAGTACGTACTTCTGCTCATGGGAAATGCCGCCGATGCCGAATGCGGTACCGATGAGGGGCCCGACCCCAGCGAGTTCATGGCCTTCGACGAGGAGATCAACGCGGCGGGAATCGTTGTCGGCGGATTCGCCCTCGAAGGCCCCGAGACCGGGGTGCGCGTGAGCACCCAGGACGCAGAGACGGTGGTGACCTCGGGTCCTTTCGCCGAAAGCGGGGAATTCGTCGGCGGCAGCTACGTCATCGAGGTCGCCGACATCGATGAGGCGATTGCCTGGGCAGAGAAGAGCCCAGGGTCCTCCCTCGGCCACATCGAAATACGGCCACTCGCAGACTACTGA
- a CDS encoding RNA polymerase sigma factor has product MASADRAEPSAVAQVLHTSGVEDRGRLLAGLATRFHDLDLAEDALQEAMVRALETWTRRGVPRNPQAWLMTAAKNRALDIIRSDAVKARRLAALRIESEIDEGDHRAHPADLDEELSTANIPDERLGLFFTCSHPTLKEREKIALILRFLAGLSTAEVAAVFLVDTTTMQQRIVRAKKRITTTGIPFGRPTADHLHERLPGVLRVVYLIFTQGYVPTTGTAHSRTDLQQEAITLARLLVRLLPQETEARGLLSLLLLTGSRAGARTDQAGLPVPLAEQDRGLWDSRLIAEGLSLAQTAAGEPEAGPYTVQATIAALHAEAVTYSETDWNQILVLYGILSRLEPGPVVALNRAVAVGKANGPEDGLNALEELAADPGLADYRPFHIAHALTLREAGKPEQAEHAFRMALTCPGNDAESDYIEDQIRGLLA; this is encoded by the coding sequence ATGGCTTCGGCAGATCGCGCCGAACCCTCGGCGGTCGCCCAGGTCCTCCACACCAGCGGTGTCGAGGATCGCGGGCGGCTGCTGGCAGGTCTGGCCACACGTTTTCACGATCTCGACTTGGCCGAGGACGCTCTGCAAGAGGCCATGGTGCGGGCTCTGGAGACATGGACCCGACGAGGTGTGCCGCGGAATCCGCAGGCATGGCTGATGACGGCTGCGAAGAATCGAGCACTCGACATCATCCGATCCGATGCGGTGAAGGCGCGCCGACTTGCCGCACTCAGAATCGAATCCGAGATCGACGAAGGCGATCATCGTGCCCACCCGGCCGACCTCGACGAGGAGCTGAGCACGGCGAACATCCCCGACGAGAGGCTGGGCCTGTTCTTCACCTGCTCGCATCCGACGTTGAAGGAACGCGAGAAGATCGCCCTCATCCTGCGTTTCCTGGCCGGTCTGAGCACCGCCGAGGTGGCCGCGGTGTTCCTCGTGGACACGACGACGATGCAGCAGCGGATCGTGAGGGCCAAGAAGCGCATCACCACTACCGGAATTCCCTTCGGCAGGCCCACAGCGGACCACCTGCATGAGCGCCTGCCCGGAGTGCTGCGCGTCGTCTATCTCATCTTCACCCAAGGCTATGTACCGACGACCGGCACTGCACACAGTCGAACCGATCTGCAGCAAGAGGCAATCACACTGGCGAGACTGCTCGTGAGGCTGCTGCCGCAGGAGACCGAGGCCAGGGGCCTGCTCTCACTCCTGCTGCTCACCGGTTCACGAGCCGGGGCGCGGACTGACCAGGCCGGACTACCTGTGCCACTGGCCGAGCAGGATCGTGGGCTGTGGGATTCGCGGCTCATCGCTGAGGGCCTGAGCCTAGCTCAGACTGCTGCAGGTGAGCCGGAAGCAGGGCCCTACACCGTGCAGGCAACGATTGCGGCGCTCCATGCCGAGGCCGTCACCTATTCGGAGACCGACTGGAACCAGATTCTCGTCCTCTACGGCATCCTCTCCAGACTGGAACCCGGCCCCGTGGTGGCGCTGAATCGAGCGGTGGCCGTGGGCAAGGCGAACGGACCGGAGGACGGGCTCAACGCGCTCGAGGAACTGGCAGCGGATCCGGGACTGGCCGACTACCGGCCTTTCCACATCGCACATGCCCTCACTCTGAGAGAGGCAGGCAAGCCCGAGCAGGCAGAGCACGCCTTCAGGATGGCACTGACCTGCCCGGGAAACGATGCCGAGTCGGACTACATCGAGGATCAGATCAGGGGTCTGCTCGCCTGA